A genomic stretch from Bacillus sp. N1-1 includes:
- a CDS encoding CTP synthase, whose translation MTAKHKKYIFVTGGVVSSLGKGITAASLGRLLKNRGVSVTIQKFDPYINVDPGTMSPYQHGEVFVTDDGAETDLDLGHYERFIDINLSKNSNVTTGKVYSTVLRKERRGDYLGGTVQVIPHITNEIKERIFRAGNETNADVVITEIGGTVGDIESLPFLEAIRQIKSDIGKENVMYIHCTLLPYLKAAGEMKTKPTQHSVKELRSLGIQPNVIVVRAEQPVPQEMKDKIALFCDIDEHAVIEAQDADTLYKVPLALQEQKLDEITCQHLKLNCQEADMDEWNALVNKVQNLSRKTRIALVGKYVALQDAYISVVESLKHAGYAFDADIDIKWVNSETVTQENVKELLSDVDGILVPGGFGDRGIEGKITAIQYARENKVPFLGICLGMQLASVEFARNVLNLEGAHSAEIKPTTKYPVIDLLPEQKDVEDLGGTLRLGLYPCKLTEGTKAYAAYNDEVVYERHRHRYEFSNQYRAQMEEAGFIFSGTSPDGRLVEVVEVKDHPWFVASQFHPEFTSRPTRPQPLFKEFIGASMANN comes from the coding sequence ATGACAGCAAAACATAAGAAGTACATCTTTGTAACAGGCGGCGTTGTTTCGTCACTTGGTAAAGGAATTACAGCAGCTTCACTAGGCCGACTTTTGAAAAACCGTGGCGTAAGTGTAACGATTCAAAAATTCGATCCATACATTAACGTTGACCCAGGGACGATGAGTCCTTATCAACACGGAGAGGTATTTGTAACGGATGATGGCGCTGAAACAGACCTTGATCTTGGTCACTACGAGCGCTTCATCGATATCAACCTTTCGAAAAACTCGAACGTAACGACAGGTAAAGTCTACTCAACTGTTCTTCGCAAAGAGCGTCGCGGTGACTACCTTGGTGGTACAGTTCAGGTTATTCCGCACATCACGAATGAAATCAAAGAGCGTATTTTCCGTGCTGGAAATGAAACAAACGCTGATGTCGTGATTACGGAAATCGGTGGAACAGTTGGAGACATCGAAAGTCTTCCATTCCTTGAAGCAATCCGTCAAATTAAGAGTGATATTGGTAAGGAAAACGTGATGTACATTCACTGTACGCTACTTCCTTATTTAAAAGCTGCAGGCGAAATGAAAACAAAGCCAACACAGCATAGTGTAAAAGAACTTCGTAGTCTTGGCATCCAGCCAAATGTGATCGTTGTTCGTGCTGAGCAGCCTGTTCCTCAAGAAATGAAAGACAAGATTGCTTTGTTCTGTGACATCGATGAGCACGCCGTTATCGAAGCACAGGATGCTGACACGCTTTACAAAGTACCTCTTGCTCTTCAAGAACAGAAACTGGACGAAATCACTTGCCAGCACCTGAAGCTAAACTGTCAGGAAGCCGACATGGATGAGTGGAACGCACTTGTAAATAAGGTTCAAAACCTTTCTAGAAAAACGAGAATCGCCCTCGTTGGTAAATATGTAGCCCTTCAAGATGCTTATATTTCAGTTGTGGAATCTTTAAAGCATGCCGGCTATGCGTTTGACGCAGACATTGATATTAAATGGGTAAACTCTGAAACAGTAACACAAGAGAATGTAAAAGAGCTTCTTTCTGATGTCGATGGTATCCTTGTTCCTGGTGGATTCGGCGATCGCGGAATCGAAGGAAAGATTACGGCGATTCAGTATGCGCGTGAAAACAAAGTACCTTTCTTAGGTATCTGTCTTGGTATGCAGCTTGCTTCTGTTGAATTTGCTCGCAACGTTCTAAATCTAGAAGGTGCGCATTCAGCCGAAATTAAGCCAACAACAAAATACCCTGTCATTGATCTTCTACCAGAACAAAAAGATGTGGAGGACCTTGGTGGTACGCTTCGTCTTGGTCTTTACCCTTGTAAGCTAACAGAAGGTACAAAGGCTTATGCTGCTTACAATGATGAAGTCGTCTATGAGCGTCATCGTCACCGCTATGAGTTCAGCAACCAGTATCGTGCGCAAATGGAAGAGGCAGGATTTATTTTCTCTGGTACGAGCCCTGATGGCCGCCTTGTTGAAGTCGTTGAAGTGAAAGATCACCCGTGGTTTGTCGCTTCACAATTCCACCCAGAATTTACGTCACGTCCAACACGTCCACAGCCGCTATTTAAAGAATTTATCGGCGCTTCAATGGCGAATAACTAA
- the rpoE gene encoding DNA-directed RNA polymerase subunit delta, giving the protein MSSLKQLSAEDIQETSMIDIMYFILQDEKKPVSFYKLMDRIGKMKGLSSSQLQEMLAEVYTNLNTDGRFVTLGDNQWGLKGWYPVEQSQEELATTIKPKKRKKSEDDLGFDEDDEDDLEDLEVDDLDDFDDDDFDDDTEDLDDEDLDDEDDDDVEDDEEEKK; this is encoded by the coding sequence GTGAGTAGCTTAAAGCAGCTGTCTGCTGAAGACATTCAAGAAACATCCATGATTGATATTATGTATTTCATCCTGCAGGACGAGAAGAAACCCGTTTCTTTCTATAAACTGATGGACCGGATTGGAAAGATGAAAGGTTTATCTTCCTCACAGCTTCAGGAGATGCTTGCAGAAGTTTATACAAATTTGAACACGGATGGTCGATTTGTAACGCTTGGAGACAACCAGTGGGGTTTAAAAGGCTGGTACCCAGTTGAGCAATCACAAGAAGAGCTAGCAACAACAATCAAGCCTAAGAAACGCAAGAAGTCTGAAGATGACCTTGGTTTCGATGAAGATGATGAAGACGATCTTGAAGATCTTGAAGTTGATGACCTTGACGATTTTGATGACGACGACTTCGATGATGATACAGAAGATTTGGATGATGAAGACCTAGATGATGAAGATGACGACGACGTGGAAGACGACGAAGAAGAAAAGAAATAA
- the icmF gene encoding fused isobutyryl-CoA mutase/GTPase IcmF: MSVVETYKPVNHVRFVTASSLFDGHDASINIMRRILQASGAEVIHLGHNRSVEEVVNAAIQEDAQGIAISSYQGGHMEYFKYMYDLLKEKGASHVKIYGGGGGVIIPKEIKELHAYGISRIFSPDDGSDLGLQGMIDHMIKECDFPTFKQIDNQIDRLHERDPQAVSSLITLAESYGGERTEETAAEQVFDKLKSMATDSPVLGITGTGGAGKSSLTDELVRRFINEFDDKTVAILSIDPTKQKTGGALLGDRIRMNAIHNDRVFMRSLATRKSKTELSLSIREALTVVKAAGYDLIIIETSGIGQGDAEIVEISDVSMYVMTSEFGAPSQLEKIDMIDFADLIVINKYERKGSEDALRDVKKQYQRSHMLFEQNLDQMPVYGTIASQFNDPGTNTLFKALVDTIHRKCRNDWATNIETSDIVEKLNLIIPPQRQQYLQDISGSVRRYHEYVEKQVQLARKAFQLQGTIEMLESAEDSDETIVMLTKMKDQNMDDMHTETRKIIENWYEVKEKYSGKEFVTVIREKEIVTELTTKSLSGLDIPKVSLPKYEDWGEIVRWVLKENVPGSFPYTAGVFPFKRKGEDPKRQFAGEGTPERTNRRFHYLSENEDAKRLSTAFDSVTLYGEDPDYRPDIYGKVGESGVSICTLDDMKKLYAGFDLCAPSTSVSMTINGPAPIILAMFMNTAIEQQIQRFEEKEGSKASAKELAEIKAHTLSTVRGTVQADILKEDQGQNTCIFSTEFALRMMGDIQEYFINENVRNYYSVSISGYHIAEAGANPISQLAFTLANGFTYVEYYLSRGMDIDKFAPNLSFFFSNGLDPEYTVIGRVARRIWATVMREKYGANARSQKLKYHVQTSGRSLHAQEMDFNDIRTTLQGLMAIHDNCNSLHTNAYDEAVTTPTEESVRRAMAIQMIITKEHGLTKNENPLQGSFIIEELTDLVEEAVLSEFEKINARGGVLGAMETQYQRGKIQEESMHYEMLKHNGELPIVGVNTYKNPNPPAEEEWNMELARASKEEKEQQITNLKQFQEAHADKTEEALNRLKRAALSKGNIFEELMETVKVASLGQITRALYEVGGKYRRNM, from the coding sequence GTGAGTGTAGTTGAAACGTATAAACCGGTTAATCACGTTCGTTTTGTAACCGCTTCAAGTTTGTTTGACGGTCACGATGCATCCATTAACATTATGCGTCGAATTTTACAGGCAAGCGGAGCAGAAGTGATCCATCTTGGTCATAACCGATCTGTTGAGGAAGTTGTTAATGCTGCGATTCAGGAAGATGCGCAGGGAATTGCGATTTCTTCTTACCAGGGCGGTCACATGGAGTATTTTAAATACATGTACGATCTTTTGAAGGAAAAAGGGGCTTCTCACGTTAAGATTTATGGCGGTGGAGGCGGTGTCATTATTCCTAAGGAAATTAAAGAACTTCACGCCTACGGAATATCACGTATTTTCTCACCTGATGATGGCAGCGATCTTGGACTTCAAGGCATGATCGACCACATGATCAAGGAGTGCGATTTCCCGACATTTAAACAAATTGATAATCAGATTGATCGCTTGCATGAGCGTGATCCTCAAGCTGTATCAAGTCTGATTACGCTAGCGGAAAGCTATGGAGGAGAGCGCACAGAAGAGACGGCGGCTGAGCAAGTGTTCGATAAGCTAAAGAGTATGGCAACTGATTCACCTGTTCTTGGTATTACCGGAACCGGTGGCGCGGGGAAAAGTTCCTTAACCGATGAGCTTGTGCGACGTTTTATAAACGAATTTGATGATAAAACAGTTGCGATTTTGTCGATTGATCCAACGAAACAAAAAACAGGCGGCGCTCTGCTTGGTGACAGAATTCGGATGAATGCGATTCATAATGATCGCGTCTTTATGAGAAGTCTTGCAACGCGCAAATCAAAAACCGAGCTTTCACTTTCGATTCGTGAAGCGCTAACGGTTGTGAAGGCGGCTGGCTATGATTTGATCATCATTGAAACGAGCGGAATCGGCCAGGGGGATGCCGAGATCGTTGAAATTTCCGATGTTTCAATGTATGTGATGACAAGCGAATTCGGTGCGCCTTCTCAGCTGGAGAAAATTGATATGATCGACTTTGCTGATTTGATTGTCATTAATAAATATGAGCGAAAAGGTTCTGAAGATGCCTTACGTGATGTAAAGAAGCAATATCAGCGCAGTCACATGCTGTTTGAGCAAAATTTAGATCAAATGCCTGTCTATGGCACGATTGCGAGTCAATTTAATGACCCGGGCACGAATACGCTTTTTAAAGCATTGGTTGATACCATTCACCGCAAATGTCGTAATGACTGGGCGACAAACATCGAGACGAGTGACATTGTTGAAAAGCTGAATTTGATTATTCCGCCGCAGCGCCAGCAATATTTGCAGGATATCTCTGGCTCCGTTCGTCGTTACCATGAATACGTTGAAAAGCAGGTTCAGCTTGCAAGGAAAGCGTTCCAGCTTCAAGGGACGATTGAGATGCTTGAGAGTGCGGAAGATAGCGACGAGACTATCGTCATGCTAACGAAAATGAAAGATCAAAACATGGACGACATGCATACAGAAACCCGTAAAATCATCGAGAACTGGTATGAAGTGAAAGAAAAGTATAGCGGGAAAGAGTTTGTGACGGTGATCCGAGAGAAGGAAATCGTGACGGAGCTTACGACAAAGAGTTTGTCTGGACTTGATATTCCTAAAGTTTCTCTACCGAAATACGAGGACTGGGGAGAAATCGTTCGCTGGGTTCTAAAAGAGAACGTACCAGGATCGTTTCCTTATACAGCAGGTGTTTTTCCGTTTAAACGAAAAGGTGAGGATCCGAAGCGTCAATTCGCAGGGGAAGGAACCCCGGAGCGCACGAATCGCCGCTTCCATTACCTTTCTGAGAACGAAGACGCGAAGCGCTTAAGCACGGCCTTTGATTCCGTTACGCTTTATGGAGAAGATCCAGACTATCGACCGGATATTTACGGAAAAGTTGGCGAAAGTGGCGTAAGCATTTGTACGCTTGATGATATGAAAAAGCTTTATGCAGGGTTTGATTTATGTGCGCCTTCGACTTCGGTATCCATGACAATTAACGGCCCTGCGCCAATCATTCTTGCGATGTTTATGAACACGGCGATTGAGCAGCAAATTCAGCGCTTTGAAGAAAAAGAAGGCAGTAAAGCAAGCGCGAAGGAGCTTGCAGAGATTAAGGCACACACCCTTAGCACTGTTCGTGGGACGGTTCAAGCTGACATTTTAAAAGAAGATCAAGGACAGAACACGTGCATCTTTTCAACGGAATTTGCCCTTCGAATGATGGGAGATATTCAAGAATATTTTATTAACGAAAACGTGCGTAATTATTATTCGGTATCGATTTCGGGGTATCATATTGCAGAAGCTGGGGCAAATCCAATATCGCAGCTGGCATTTACGCTTGCCAATGGTTTTACGTATGTTGAATACTATTTAAGCCGCGGCATGGATATCGATAAATTTGCGCCAAATCTCTCGTTCTTCTTTAGCAATGGACTGGATCCAGAATATACGGTCATTGGAAGAGTGGCGCGCAGAATTTGGGCAACGGTGATGCGCGAGAAGTACGGTGCAAATGCGCGTAGTCAGAAGTTAAAGTATCATGTTCAAACGTCAGGTCGCTCCCTGCATGCGCAAGAGATGGATTTTAATGATATACGCACAACGTTACAAGGTTTAATGGCGATTCATGACAACTGCAACTCGCTTCACACGAATGCATACGATGAAGCGGTAACAACGCCGACAGAGGAGTCGGTTCGTCGGGCGATGGCCATTCAAATGATTATTACAAAAGAGCACGGGTTAACGAAGAACGAAAATCCGCTCCAGGGTTCGTTTATTATCGAAGAATTAACCGACCTTGTGGAAGAGGCGGTTCTGAGTGAATTTGAGAAAATCAATGCGCGCGGTGGGGTTTTAGGTGCGATGGAAACGCAGTACCAGCGCGGTAAAATTCAAGAAGAGTCCATGCATTACGAGATGCTAAAGCATAACGGCGAGCTGCCGATCGTTGGTGTGAATACGTATAAAAACCCGAATCCACCCGCAGAAGAAGAGTGGAACATGGAACTTGCGCGAGCAAGCAAAGAAGAGAAGGAACAGCAGATTACGAACTTAAAGCAGTTCCAGGAAGCGCATGCTGATAAGACAGAAGAAGCGCTTAATCGCTTGAAGCGTGCCGCCCTTAGTAAAGGAAATATTTTTGAAGAGTTAATGGAAACCGTTAAGGTCGCGAGCCTTGGCCAAATTACGAGAGCTCTTTATGAAGTAGGCGGGAAATACCGTCGTAATATGTAG
- a CDS encoding TetR/AcrR family transcriptional regulator, with translation MVKDEKLIQKRREQMIKAAVSLFKEKGFHRTTTREIARVAGFSIGTLYEYIRKKEDVLYLVCDSIYDEVRERLEEQLKPDITGIERLRQALHAFYHVMDDMQDEVLVMYQEAKSLPRETLPYVLKKELGMAEIFERLIQECVTEGKLRLTEDEIYGAAHNILVQGQMWTFRRWALHSHYSIEEYTKMQEGFLMKALNPIEAKNV, from the coding sequence ATGGTGAAAGATGAGAAGCTAATCCAGAAACGGCGTGAGCAAATGATTAAAGCGGCGGTCTCTCTTTTTAAAGAAAAAGGGTTTCATCGGACAACGACGAGAGAGATTGCTCGTGTCGCCGGGTTTAGCATTGGAACGCTTTATGAATACATTCGAAAAAAGGAAGATGTGCTATACCTTGTTTGCGATAGCATCTACGATGAAGTGCGCGAGCGGCTTGAAGAACAGCTGAAGCCAGATATAACGGGTATCGAGCGACTGAGGCAGGCCCTTCATGCGTTTTATCATGTCATGGATGATATGCAGGATGAAGTGCTTGTCATGTACCAGGAAGCAAAATCGCTTCCGCGGGAGACGCTTCCCTATGTATTGAAAAAGGAACTCGGTATGGCCGAAATTTTTGAGCGACTGATTCAAGAGTGCGTGACGGAAGGGAAGCTACGCTTGACAGAAGACGAGATCTACGGTGCTGCGCATAACATCCTAGTGCAGGGGCAGATGTGGACCTTTAGGCGTTGGGCGCTTCATTCACATTATTCAATTGAAGAATACACCAAAATGCAAGAAGGATTTTTGATGAAAGCTTTAAATCCGATCGAAGCTAAAAACGTATAG
- the meaB gene encoding methylmalonyl Co-A mutase-associated GTPase MeaB — protein MHPLAERLSKKDERALAKAISLVENDAEDKLELLKDIHPMTGRAHYIGMTGSPGAGKSSLVNRLITYLRKQNLTVGVVAVDPTSPFSGGALLGDRVRMAEHFTDPGVFIRSMGTRGSLGGLSRTTKETVRLMDAFGFDVILIETVGVGQSELDIMKIADTIAVVLNPGSGDVVQVFKAGIMEIADLFVVNKADLPGVPKLLAELESMLDLVKHEAPWRPPIVKAISVQNLGLENVWKRMQEHFEYSKASGERDARRKTFLEREVIEVVHAEMMKKLMEHEETEKGWVEEVTSGSIDPYSAAVKLLQNYMDGSLERKGMGR, from the coding sequence ATGCATCCACTCGCAGAACGACTTTCAAAAAAGGATGAGCGAGCGCTCGCTAAAGCCATTAGTCTTGTCGAAAATGATGCTGAAGATAAATTAGAATTGCTGAAGGATATACATCCGATGACAGGGCGGGCCCATTATATTGGCATGACTGGGTCACCTGGCGCCGGAAAAAGTTCACTCGTAAATCGATTGATTACGTATTTAAGAAAACAAAACCTTACCGTTGGTGTTGTCGCTGTTGACCCGACGAGTCCGTTCAGCGGTGGGGCTCTTCTTGGCGACCGGGTGCGGATGGCGGAGCATTTTACTGATCCAGGCGTATTTATCCGGAGCATGGGAACGAGAGGGAGCCTTGGAGGACTTTCGCGAACGACGAAAGAAACCGTTCGTTTAATGGATGCGTTTGGATTTGATGTTATTTTGATTGAAACGGTTGGGGTTGGGCAATCGGAGCTCGACATTATGAAAATCGCGGATACGATCGCGGTCGTTCTAAATCCGGGTAGCGGAGATGTGGTGCAAGTCTTTAAAGCTGGCATCATGGAAATTGCGGATCTCTTTGTCGTGAATAAAGCGGATTTACCAGGCGTTCCGAAGCTTCTTGCCGAGCTTGAAAGCATGCTAGATCTTGTGAAGCATGAGGCCCCTTGGCGCCCTCCAATTGTAAAGGCGATCTCTGTTCAAAATCTAGGTCTTGAAAATGTTTGGAAACGAATGCAGGAGCACTTTGAATACAGCAAAGCATCCGGTGAACGTGATGCTCGGCGTAAAACGTTCCTTGAGCGTGAAGTAATTGAAGTGGTGCATGCTGAAATGATGAAAAAGCTTATGGAGCATGAAGAAACGGAGAAAGGCTGGGTCGAGGAAGTGACAAGTGGTTCCATTGACCCTTACTCAGCTGCTGTAAAGCTGCTTCAGAATTACATGGACGGCAGTCTTGAGAGGAAGGGGATGGGAAGGTGA
- a CDS encoding acyl-CoA dehydrogenase has translation MNFQLSEEHEMLRKMVRDFARKEVEPTAAERDEEERFDRKLFDQMAELGLTGIPWSEEYGGIGSDYLSYVIAVEELSRVCASTGVTLSAHTSLAGWPLNAFGSEEQKQKFLRPMAEGKLMGAYGLTEPGSGSDAGGMKTTAKLDGDHYILNGSKIFITNGGEAEIYIVFAQTDKEKRHKGITAFIVEKGTPGFSMGKKEKKLGIRSSPTLEIIFEDCRVPVENRLGDEGQGFKIAMKTLDGGRNGIAAQAVGIAQGALDAATAYAKERKQFGKPIGENQGIGFKLADMATKIEAARLLTYQAAWKESQGLPYGKESAMSKLYAGDISMEVTTEAVQVFGGYGYTKDYPVERYMRDAKITQIYEGTNEIQRLVISRMLMAD, from the coding sequence ATGAATTTTCAACTATCAGAAGAACATGAAATGCTACGGAAAATGGTGCGCGACTTTGCGAGGAAAGAAGTAGAACCAACTGCAGCTGAGCGTGATGAAGAGGAGCGCTTTGATCGCAAGCTGTTTGATCAAATGGCGGAACTTGGTTTAACGGGCATTCCATGGTCTGAAGAGTACGGGGGCATTGGCTCCGATTATTTAAGTTACGTTATTGCAGTGGAAGAACTTTCTCGCGTATGTGCATCTACTGGAGTAACCTTATCCGCTCATACCTCTCTAGCTGGCTGGCCACTTAATGCATTTGGTTCTGAAGAACAAAAGCAGAAGTTCTTGCGTCCGATGGCAGAAGGAAAATTAATGGGGGCTTACGGCCTAACTGAGCCTGGATCAGGATCTGATGCTGGGGGGATGAAAACGACAGCGAAGCTTGATGGTGATCACTATATTTTAAATGGATCAAAGATTTTTATCACAAACGGCGGCGAAGCGGAGATTTATATCGTGTTTGCTCAAACGGATAAAGAAAAGCGTCACAAAGGGATTACCGCATTTATCGTTGAAAAAGGTACGCCTGGCTTCTCGATGGGTAAGAAAGAAAAAAAACTCGGCATTCGCTCTTCTCCTACATTAGAAATTATTTTTGAAGATTGTCGTGTCCCGGTTGAGAATCGTCTTGGTGACGAGGGGCAAGGCTTTAAGATCGCCATGAAGACGCTTGACGGTGGACGTAACGGGATTGCGGCTCAAGCTGTCGGCATCGCGCAGGGTGCACTAGATGCGGCAACTGCGTATGCGAAAGAGCGTAAGCAGTTTGGTAAGCCGATTGGTGAGAATCAGGGCATTGGCTTTAAGCTAGCCGATATGGCTACGAAAATTGAAGCAGCTAGACTATTAACTTACCAGGCAGCATGGAAAGAAAGTCAAGGTCTGCCGTACGGAAAGGAATCTGCGATGTCAAAGCTTTACGCTGGTGACATTTCAATGGAAGTGACGACGGAAGCGGTGCAAGTCTTTGGTGGCTATGGCTATACGAAGGATTATCCGGTTGAGCGCTATATGCGTGATGCGAAGATTACGCAAATCTATGAAGGTACAAATGAAATTCAGCGTCTTGTTATTTCAAGAATGCTGATGGCTGATTAA
- a CDS encoding acyl-CoA dehydrogenase, with amino-acid sequence MELVFTEEQKMMQKMVRDFAEKEIAPIVEEMEETDRFPREVIKRMGELGLMGIPIPEAYGGAEMDYTSYIIAIHELSKVSATVGVILSVHTSVGTLPILAFGTEEQKKRYIPKLATGEYLGAFALTEPSSGSDASSMKTRAVRDGDHYILNGSKIFITNGGEADTYVAFARTNPDEKGSKGVTAFIIERDMPGFSVGKKEKKMGLNGSNTVEIIFEDCRVPVVNRLGEEGQGFKIAMANLESGRIGIAAQSLGIAEAALNYATAYAKERHQFGKPIGQNQGLGFKLADMATEVEAAKLLTYRAADLKNHGIPCMQEVSMAKLFASKAAVKASIEAVQVYGGYGYTKDYPVERLFRDAKVCEIYEGTSEIQKIVISRNLMK; translated from the coding sequence ATGGAGCTTGTATTTACGGAAGAGCAGAAGATGATGCAGAAAATGGTGCGGGATTTTGCGGAAAAAGAAATCGCCCCAATCGTTGAGGAAATGGAAGAGACGGATCGCTTTCCACGCGAAGTGATCAAACGAATGGGCGAGCTTGGTTTAATGGGCATCCCGATTCCAGAAGCGTACGGTGGAGCGGAAATGGACTATACGTCTTATATTATTGCGATTCATGAGCTCTCAAAAGTAAGCGCCACGGTTGGCGTGATTCTATCGGTTCATACGTCCGTTGGGACACTGCCGATATTAGCGTTTGGAACAGAAGAACAGAAAAAGCGCTACATCCCGAAGCTAGCGACTGGTGAATACCTTGGTGCGTTCGCGCTGACGGAGCCGAGTTCAGGGTCAGACGCAAGCAGCATGAAAACGCGCGCCGTACGAGACGGCGATCATTACATTTTGAACGGCTCGAAAATCTTCATTACAAATGGTGGCGAAGCGGATACGTATGTCGCCTTCGCTAGAACGAATCCGGATGAAAAAGGAAGCAAAGGCGTAACTGCTTTTATTATTGAGCGTGATATGCCTGGCTTTAGTGTTGGAAAGAAAGAAAAGAAAATGGGGCTAAATGGCTCGAATACGGTGGAAATCATTTTCGAAGACTGCCGTGTCCCTGTTGTAAATCGTCTTGGCGAAGAAGGGCAGGGTTTTAAAATTGCGATGGCGAATCTTGAAAGCGGTCGCATCGGAATTGCAGCACAGTCACTTGGCATCGCAGAAGCTGCGCTGAACTATGCGACTGCTTACGCGAAAGAGCGTCATCAATTTGGGAAGCCGATCGGGCAAAATCAAGGCCTTGGTTTTAAACTTGCCGATATGGCGACAGAAGTTGAGGCGGCAAAACTCCTAACCTACCGTGCGGCTGACCTGAAAAACCACGGAATCCCTTGTATGCAGGAAGTCTCGATGGCAAAGCTTTTTGCATCGAAAGCGGCCGTGAAAGCTTCGATTGAAGCGGTTCAGGTTTACGGCGGGTACGGGTATACGAAAGATTATCCGGTAGAGCGCCTCTTCCGCGATGCAAAAGTATGCGAAATCTATGAAGGAACGAGCGAAATCCAGAAGATCGTGATTAGTCGGAACCTTATGAAGTAG
- a CDS encoding 3-hydroxybutyryl-CoA dehydrogenase, which produces MEIKTIMVIGAGQMGSGIAQVCAASGYTVYLNDLKQEFIDKGLAGIEKNLSKQVSKERITQEDLNGTMERLRATTDLQDAKHVDIVIEAAVENMEVKGNLFARLDEIAEEHTILATNTSSLPITEIAAATKRPEKVIGMHFMNPVPVMKLVEIIRGLATTDESYQAVEKLAVDLGKTAVEVNDFPGFVSNRILMPMINEAIYTVYEGVASPEDIDSVMKLGMNHPMGPLTLADFIGLDTCLYIMETLQEGFGDDKYRPCPLLRKYVKAGWLGRKTGRGFYQYQD; this is translated from the coding sequence ATGGAAATCAAAACAATTATGGTGATTGGTGCAGGACAAATGGGTTCAGGGATTGCGCAGGTATGTGCAGCTTCTGGCTATACCGTGTATTTGAATGATTTAAAGCAGGAATTTATTGATAAAGGACTTGCAGGAATTGAGAAAAACCTCTCGAAGCAAGTTTCCAAAGAGCGGATTACACAGGAAGACTTGAACGGAACGATGGAGCGGTTGAGAGCAACGACGGATCTGCAGGATGCAAAGCATGTTGATATCGTCATTGAAGCCGCAGTTGAAAACATGGAAGTAAAGGGCAACCTTTTTGCACGCCTAGATGAAATTGCCGAGGAACATACAATCCTTGCGACCAATACATCCTCCCTTCCAATTACGGAAATTGCGGCAGCGACAAAGCGCCCGGAAAAAGTGATCGGCATGCACTTTATGAATCCGGTACCAGTTATGAAGCTTGTTGAAATCATTCGGGGCTTAGCGACCACGGATGAAAGCTATCAGGCGGTTGAAAAGCTGGCAGTGGATCTTGGAAAAACAGCAGTGGAAGTGAATGATTTTCCTGGATTTGTGTCGAATCGAATTTTAATGCCAATGATCAATGAAGCGATCTATACCGTTTATGAAGGTGTGGCGTCTCCTGAAGATATCGATAGCGTGATGAAGCTCGGCATGAATCATCCGATGGGACCGCTAACTCTCGCTGATTTTATTGGGCTGGATACATGTCTGTATATTATGGAAACGCTTCAAGAAGGATTTGGTGATGACAAATACCGCCCATGTCCCCTTCTACGAAAGTATGTAAAAGCCGGCTGGCTCGGACGTAAGACAGGAAGAGGCTTCTATCAATACCAGGATTAA